atttttgtcataatttaGCTTGCTACGTCAACCCTTGAATCATCTACTCTGCAGTACAATTCTTTTTAGCACTGCCTGTCCTTCCCGATTATTTTCTAAAACATTAAATATTCAGTTTACGATGTAACAAACTTGCCAGCTGTGTATGAAGGTGCTGACAATAGACGTCACTCGTATGCATCACTTGTTATGAAACTTCGCACCTAACTAAGTGGAGcatcgaaaaatattcgacatgtatttttttatagccGCCTGTTGTCATGTTTATGGGGTGAAAATAGCCCCCGAAGTCGCTGGTAAAAAAATCAAatccaaagaaaatatactACATAAAAATGACTGGTGGTTTCACCACGAACGAAGCCGTAGCGTACAGAATTTTGGAAGATTCAAAAATGGTGCCGGTGGACTTGAATTTGCCTTCTTTTTTCCCAAATTTTCCAGGAATGATTTCCAAACGGAGACCGAAACTCTCGTTCGATTCGAAAATTCCATTCATACATCCCACCCCGTATATTTGCGGCAACACAACTTTGTACACCTGACCACTGTGCGCTCATGCATTCGTCTATAAAATCAATAATAATATAGTAAGGGTTAGACCCAAATATCCATCAACATTTCATCTAATATTAGACTCCACGTACACTCGGTGTTCGACGTTGTCGTTCAATCAATGTGGCGCTCGGTAGAAAGTTTTCGAGCCTGCATGAAATAACGTGCAGCGACAGAACTTGTCTTGCAGTGCTCACAATGCAGCTTGATTCTACTAGAATGGGTCAGCCCGTCTGGTTCAACAATAACCGAGAGTCGCTTCTACGACCGATTTTTCTTCACAACAGAATTCCGTAATAAATCGATTTCTGCAGCTCTAACTACGCCCTACGAAAAAAAGCTACACCTCACCTTTCAAAAAGCTGTTATCTTTTCTCCTGATATTAACAGGACAGTGCAAGCAAATCCGTTGACAACAACACTGCCATTTTCCTCGATGCGCTGCAACGAAATATCATGACAATATGCTAACCTTTAGCACGACTAAAAAAAGTGACACAAGAGGTTAATATGCGTGCTTAGCTGCTTTTTAGTTGTAACAATGGAGCATCGTCGATATCGTAGGTCGTCGAAAGGTCACCCGAAGGTCGACGTGTAACACATCGATGAATTTGTCGATGCAGTTGTCGGAGTAACAAAAATGTCGAATTCGTTGATTCTGGTGGGCGTCTGCAAACATTCTTGTCGAGCACTATGTCGTTTCAAAGCTGTGCCAAAATCTTGTTTGCGATGGTGCGAGACAATGATACTACTTCACTGACAAGGGAGCACGTTCAAGACGTACACATTTTCACAAAACGTATGTGGGAGGTTGTTCTCAGAAAAATATTGGACTCTTAGAAGAATATTGTTTTCATTGGCCACAGTTTATATTGATGATAGTCATCTCCAAGGTTAGGGGTTGAAATCCCACTTTCTTCGACGTCTCGAAAAGCAGGGTATAATTTTATCAATTAAAGTGTAGAAATTAAAAAGAGAGAATCTTTGAATTCTTTCGCAATTTTTCTTGGGCGTGTATGATCTATGAACCAAAATCTATACAGTATAactatttttaaacaataaattactaaatatacTACCTTAATATTGTATGTCCTCAAGTGATCTGTAAAAAGAAACGTTTTCGATTGGCCGCATTTGCATCGCCAGTGAAATAAATTATACGTCAgacattgaaaaaaaaaaacaatttgcaTACGTAAATCGTCAATTTCGATGTTGGCTCGCGTTCAGTTTTCCAGATTCCATTGTCCAGAGTTGTTTCAGACCATGCTTCCCTTCTTCTATATGCGTTGAGGTCGCTCTCCCTTTATTTTCTATCTTTATCTATCCACTTGTAACTGAATCATTGGATTCCTGTATTGATGCACTCTGAACGTAACTAGAGCGTATAGGATAAGTTAACAAAGGGATGCCCTGAAATAATTTATCGTGGTCAGAAAACTGCTCTCACTCGACCCTAACCGAGCTGACAACTAACTATAGAAAGATCTTCGGAGCTGTGCCGACGAGTCGGTACGAATTTAGGAAAAGCTTTACATGTTCTTGCACTGATTACCGTGAGCGAACTTGACACATTTGTTAAATGAATCATAATATTATTATcgcattaattaatttttgtttgctGGAAAAATTGAAGGCTATAACTTGTCCATGGATGATGACGCCTTATTAAATGAATGTTGATATATTGTAAATCCATTTCTACCacatatttttcaacgaaaaaatttgtACACGTACCTTGAAACTATGATACATAGTCTTAACGGTCTCCAAAAGAAACGTCAAATATTTGCGTAGGAAAAATGTCCTCCTTGACAGTTTCAAAGATGGCGCAGATCAGAGTTGTGCACCCTGCGCGGCGAACAGGCAACGTATGTTTCCGTGACCGCGAAGAACTTTTTACATCTTGCGCGCCGACCCACTTCGCAATTTCAGATGAGGAGGACTCGAGCTCACTTAGGGCTATAGCAAACACCGCTACCAGCATGCGATTCTCGTTAGGGTCGTTGCGTTTTCTGTTCTTTCGCACTGGACCATTAAATAGAATGTGTGGCCTGGCTCTCTGTTGCATCATCGATGGTGTCCACGGAGGGTTAATCTCAATTTAATCCTGCCTCAGGATTACGGTTCCgtcaaaattgcaaactgaTAACCCTTTGCAAAAGATGACCCTAATGCGCAAAAGATATTTAAGTTCCGCTATCAACGTCGATTGCGCCTTTATGATAGGCAGATGAAAGCGCGATGATAGGGACGTTTAATAACTGAAACACCGTACAACTATCATCGTTCACGAACGTTCGAGCTACGAAAGTTCCGCGTGAAACGCACGCGCTCCTTGTTTTTCATTTTCGCTCCCGCCCATTGCTGAACAATGGGCTTCCTCGTATTGGCATTTTCAGACTATTCGCGTGGCCGAACGCAGAAATAGTACGCTCAGGGTTGTTCCTGGACGAGTCGACGCGAACATCAGCCTATCATCTCGTTCCTTCGGTTCTCATAGCTATCCCCTGCTATGTTTTTCACATGACTTCGCCAGCCAGACCACAGAGAGCTGAATTTCGAGGCTAGAAGCTTCGATTACGAGTAATTTCGTTTTCAAAGCCTCCGACAATTTTTAACGCATCGATAACCGGCCTGACAGCCACTAATATCTCATGAAATcggagtaatttatttaatcctGTTGCACgcgttcaatattttttattaaacgcATATTTGCTTCGACAGAAATTTATTGCTGGACTGTGGATATTTAAGCAAATTCCCATTTTAATAACTAGTGTGATGAAATAATTCTTTGATTGATTAAAAAGCTGCTGGTAATAAATATCCAATACAAATATTGTTAGCAGGCTgcgaactttatgcatttatcataacaatttaaaccaagaactttaaaatacTGTCGcattatttttaacttattaAACTGATTaagcaaagaaataaatgtatattaattattaattttgcttGAAAGACACAGTCTTTGATCGTTGACAAccacaaatattatttaatcgaacaatGACTCGAGACAAATACTCGCACAAAGGTCAAgtgttaatgtaaaataatgcAATGGGAAGATCTGAAAGGCCTCGTGCGTCTGGTGCTAGGCGAACTAGGTATAGTCTTTTAATATTCTTGAATTTCGTAGATTTTTAGCTAATTTGGTACACCGAATGTGTCAGCTGTGAAAAGTTTAatgatattttgtaattttgattgTGCTGTTATCGGTTTTTGCGACACTGTCTCAGATTTGAATTGCTATTTTTGAAGATTCGTTTGACCTTTCATGTACGAACGATTGTTGATAGAAATGTGGGTCAAACACTTGCTACTAGCTGGTGGTGCATCGTTCTGTCCTATGCACGTATTCTCCACTTACTATTCGGTGAAGAGACCAAGAAGGCCATGGGTAGGTACCTCTCACAGCCTTTTTGGGTCTCCTTGCAGCGTCGTTGCATCGGATGCACACAGGGTAGGCCGAATAAACTGCAACGTGTCCTTCGAATcctgaaaaaattgagaaattgaAGTATGGGGATTCTCAAGATAAAAAGGTGTAATCGCAAATGCAATCACAATTTTCAGTGCAAAATATCTTTGGTGTACGTTGACGCGAaatatttctttgtattttatgaatttgCAAATGCTATCACAATTTAGAATACTTCCATTTGTATTTTTGAACTGATTCTGAATCATTGTGTCTATGAATTACAATTTCCAATGCTTCTATTTCTATTACTGAAATAAATATGTCAGAAAAGTAGTTTTTTCTCCCAAGGCGTTATTAGGTATCGCAGACGATAAATTCGTGATTTGGAGCGCAAAATCAATCGTTACATGGTCGGCTGCACGAGTCGCCAGCCACGTTCATGATGTGCTTACGACGAAGGTCTCGTAAATCTAAAATTTCGACTCCCGCCTTAAAGCGTTATAAAAAGCCTCTCAAAGTTCCGAACACTCTAAAAATTACTCCAGCGAAATAATCGTTATTTCTATATACTGAAAAACCCCTTGTCGAATAACAGAAATTCGTGAAACAATTGGATGATTTTAACTCTGTTAGCAAGTAACGCCTAAACGAGGAACGAGAACGCGAACTGATGGCGAGTTACGACAAGATTGAAATACCGATTAGAGTTGATTGCATTCTACTCTCGGAAAAATCTGTTTACAATTAACGTTTCAATTTTCACGCTGCCCGATCGAGCGTGTCTGAAACTTTCGAAAAATTGATGCTGCTGATTACACGCGATCATTCGTTTCTTCTGTTGTGTGTTTGCAAAAATAGAGGCACGCAAGTAGGAAGCGTGTACCAAGCGTTTTCTTTCGTCAGATAATCTTTGAATACTAAATGCAATCAGGCGAGAGATAATTGAGCAGATATCTACAAGGCCGGCACACTTCTTCCTCGCCACATTAAAGTAGGCGCCTAATTAGTTGGCCGCTTGGAGCCACTTGCCCAACCGTGAGTGACGTCACAAATTACTTCCCCTTCTGCAATATAGCTTCGATCATCATACTTCTTCAACCCCTCGCACTCGATGTCGTTTTAGCACTGAAATTACGAGAACCTTGTCTGGCGGTCGGGGAAATTGCAAACAAAACTGAGTCTTGGCAATAAATCAATTATAAAAACAAGGTGGGGGTTAAACAACGCTTATCCCTTGTCTAATTGATTTCGGGTCACTTGTGACCCTTCTTTTGCTCGTGCCGAACATGTATGTGCATTCGTATCTACATTCTTTCGTTAACAGATCATCAGATGTCAACTTCCAAACAAATTAAatgtacagaaataattaaatgagttaacaatatctttttaattttcaatcgaTGGAAATGGCTTAATCTCATGAAAGACCAGAAGGTACTATAATACTCTCAAGTCTATTTCAACCGTTTCACAAATAATTCTTCTAATAGAGCAAATAATGAATTGTTTACCATGAGTTAAAAGAATATTCGCTCGTTATTTCAACACCAGCCTGAATCTTGTTTTTACGCTCATTCTGTCACTCGTCGGTTCTGAATTGGATTAGACCCTTTTCGGAAACACTCGGTACCTTCAGTATCCGTGACACATTTTCCCATTTTCATCTTCCACGATAGCAAAGTGAACACGGGAGCACAGAGTGCGGGAAGAAGACCCGATCCGCAGAGTGTCTCCTTCAAAGGAGCCCTCAGCCTTATGCTTCTGTTTCTTTTTGTACTCGTTTTAAGGCAAACAATAAGGTCGAGCGGAGGCGAGTAGAATCAGAGCGCAAAGGTGAGAGATAGTATGATGGAATTTACCCCTCAGAATCCTTGACCGGCCAACTAATTTGGTGCCTACTTTGCCAAGTAGTTGCACGCGACCAGCGAGACTGATAGAGACAAATACTGCACGCCAGTGTCTCTCATTTTTCCACCAACTCTGGAGGAAAGGTAGTTCTGGTAGTACCGAGAATCAATACAAACTTCGATTAACTGGCTCTAAGCTACCCTATTCTCTCATTTTGCCAGCTGTACTTTCATTTAATTGAGAAATCAAAAGACTCATAGACCATCAAATGTTAAAAAAGATATCTCGCATTACGTATACCGATGAGAACAGAAAAGAGATAATGAAAAGTTCCTCATTTAGTTTGAATAGaacttgtaaaatataaaaatattttctacagcaAGAACTTAATACTCTGTTCATTAATAATGGAAAAGTATTCGATCTTTGTCACAAAATGTGAACAGTATTGATGTATATTGATGTTCTGAATATGTTATTTGTTTGCAATGTTTGTGTAGCGTGTACGTGATTCACAGGGAAATACTTGTTTGTATGTATTTTCTCTTATGGAAGCTTTCTGTTTGAAGTTCCAAAGTGTTCGATGTTTTAAAATGTCGACACGTTCAGAGTGGTTTTCATGAGATGCTTCACATTAGGTTTCAAGCTAAGATTCCTGTTTCTAAAGCAGGGAACGATTATCATTGCTTCGCAAAACATGGTCGAGTTCTCTTATCCCACTCAACCCTCGAAAGAAGCTCAATCAGCACCTCAAGCAGTTTAATCTTCTCTTCAGTTTTCTTCGCGGAGCTTAATTAATTCATCAACCCTTTCGTCATTTGACGCAACGTACTTCATATTCTGCGAGTTATTCTCGCTTTGACCGAAAATACCATTCAACAGAAACCGTTAATTCGTATTAATGTACACATTTTCTTGTACCTTGGAAGTTGTTTTGGAAGGCTCAATACGAATAATACTGAAACATCACGGTGAAGAGGGTTGATGGATTAGTGTTGCATTAAGAAGATACCGGACCTGCCATTTTATAGAAGAAGGGAAACGCGGTTACGAggaaatagtagccctacacgatctatgtcacggcACGGAACCCAAAATTGGGATTAGGTCAAGAGTTTACTTAAGCACTACAAGATAGTAACTAATggaaccttgaatgaccttaaGTAATTTGTCAACATTACTATTACACATCGACAAGAAGATACAGTGTTTTATTTAATGAATAGAGATTTTATTCGAGTAACTAATTAATTCACCTGTTTCTCAGAGAGTTACACTGTAGTTGCACAAAAGATAATATATCTTACATTACACTTAAAGGCAGAAAATGGTTGAATTTTCAGCGTGAGAAACATACGAGAGTTAGAGTACTACGGTTTAGAACGTAGGAAATTGACGTTTGCCGATTTTGGCGGTTTGCAGGCTGTTCGAGGAGAACGAAGAACTGCTGAACATGTTCACGCAATTTCGCGAATTGAAGACAAAGGAGCAACAAACCAATAGCATGGAATTGGCGCAGCACGCGGAGAAAGTGATGTCGGCCCTCGACGAAGGTATCAAAGGGCTCGACGACATGGACGCTTTCCTGACTTGTCTCCACCAAGTCGGTGCCACGCACACAAAAATCCCTGGCTTCAATCCTCAATATTTTTGGGTAAGCTCTGTTTCTCTACCGCGGGAGAGAGAAATTCATTATTCAATCCCATTTAATTTCTCTGGCCGCGCTTGTCCGTGTTCCGAATTACTTCGCTCTATAGAAAGTCGCCTCACAATCGGTGCTCAAGAAACAATTTACTCTTTGTTACCAAACTAAAGTACCATAGCTCCAAGCACTCCCGGCTCAGAGACGTTCTGGATAAAATTCTCTCCCTCCTTCCTTGACTTCCACGTAAACGCTTTTTTGTCCGCGCCGGCACAAAAGATCCGTTCATTTTTTGTCACTCGCATTTTCGCCTTTTAAATGTCATCTTTAGAACCCTTTTGTGACCCGATGCATATAGACGGCTCCAGACGGAGGAATAACACATTCTGCCGTTAGTGGAGCTGGACCGTCCTTAAACTTCAAAGGGACAAATCGGAAAACCTCGTCACGTCTCTTTCTCCTCGAAATAAAACATTTCTGCTTCCTATTGTGGATTGAAATAATTGGAAATAATAATGCGAAATTGCTGGTGGTTCCAAATCACCGCCTTTTACGTTCTATTAATTACACTAGTCAAATCGAATCTGTTCTCCGACCAGTTCTTTGACTTTGAGGATGCAAAAGGGTTAAAGTAGCACTCACTACGTTAAATTTTTCAGTTTGCTTTAAACGACTGAGTTATTTCTGTTAATAGCCAGCGAGAAATAATTTCTATTCTTCTTCGATAGCCTGGAATTgcaaatgtttaatttttaccATGTTCGTTAAAGTCCCGTCGATATGTAGAACATAAAATGTTGACATAGGGATACGGGGAGCAAACTGTGATTTTCTGGGAACGTGAAATGGTGGGTCGCATATTTACACAGATTTCCCTTCCAGAAAATTGAGAAGCCGTTCCTGGAGGCGGTCGAGCGGACGTTGGAGGATCGATACTCGGAGAACGTGGAGAACATCTACAAACTAACAATCAAATTCATAATCGAGACTCTGATCGACGGCTTCAACAAGGCCCAGAAGGAGATAGCACAAACCGACAGCACCAAATCCTAGTCGTCTCGGTCATAAGGAACCAAATACCACAAACTTTAAACGCTCGATCGAGACGGATCCTGATCGGGGGATCCTGATCAAATTCTCGGGCGGGAAGCGATCGATCCCACGGGAGAGACGTCGAACGTTCGTTcattcatgaaaaaaaaaaccaaaaatgaaaACCGTGTCCTCGTTTCTGTGCAAACACGGAACGATCTCACAGATCAAGAGCAACACGAATTATATAATGTATTCACGTCGAATAACGTTCTTTTTTACAGAGGTTCAGAACGACGCGTCGTCGCCGGTTAGATTTGAGATGGTTTCCCTTCGAGCAGGTCTCGATCATGGGAAATCATGCAGGGAGAATGACGATGACGGGGCGAGTCGTGAACTCTGTTGACGGTCAAAGACGATTGATAGCGCGGCCATCCGAGTACAGTATTCCTTCGAAAAATCTCTAATCATTCCGTCCGGATCTGTCGACTAATTTTCGGAGGCGGGGAACAATTTCAGATCAAAAAGACAACTTTTTTATAGCGATCCTGGACCCATGAGGATAAGCAAATCAAGAGACGACGAGTCGGACAAGTTCCTGAGACTTCGAAGCGATGTGAATCGACGCATCCGGCTGCTTTCGATCGTTTGCGATTATATTTTGATAACACTCTCGTGAACCAACTGTGAGGATCGTCTTGGTGGAGACGAGGTTAAACGTGATGCTGAATAATTTTAAGTCGTTGTTACAACattgaatttgttgaataacgCCGTGCGAAGTCACGCGTTTGTTATTTCAATTGTTTAAGCCTCGTTCCATTTTATCGTTACAATCTAGAATATTCTATTGCTACCTCTATGTAACCAAAGAATTTCTTTAGTGCGATTTTACTGTTTTCTCGAGTCTAGTcgcattgttattattataaacgTTTACTTTAGTCGGGCTTGAATTGGTTGTAGTGCTGAACGTGTGTTTCcattgaatttaaaaatttattccaagaAAACGATAGAATCTGGTGAGCTGAAATTTTACATGTATATTCATACATATTTGAAGTAATGgcatgaatttttatgaaacattttattgaaaattatgcGAGCTGTTACGGCTAGAACGTACGTAATGATTGTGTCCGATATGACAGCTTTTTCGTGACATGACATTTATTTATAACTTCCACAATTTTCAATGAAATGTCGTACAAAAATTTGAGCTATTACTATGAACATGTATAAATACacgtgcaaagtttcaacctaCTAGGTACGATCGTTTCCTTGAAATTAATTTCCAAATCCAGCACTGAAAACGCGCGTCTAAACTGGAATACCCAGTATTGCAAATTGTATAATTTGCAAAGGTGACCACGTCAGTATTCTGTGTAAAAACTTTTTGCTAAAAAGTTAAATAGATCTCAGTTGTATAGATTATATTCTTATCGGTTGTTATCGTTCGCTGGTTTCACTGAAATCTGTTATACTGATTGCGCGACGTATCGATTCCCAAGTAATGTCCAATTATTTTTGATTCGGAGTAAAACAATTTCCAGACAATGAAACAAGTTTGTTCTGAAACTACTGATTCGTGTAGACGTCTATTGTTGATATGCTATGTacgataatttaatttttactgcATAATAATTGTGTTAGGTTGGTCAAATGGTcgcaaaaaaattatatttctgcTGGGTCCTgcgtttcaatgaaattttaagGAAACTGAACTCTTTGGCCGACCCAATGTTTCGCAgaatgttaattaattaataattacgcTGTACGTAATTCTATCCAAGGCAAGCAGGGGGTCACCCTAAATTCGAGATTTTCGAAGGCAGAGAGTTAGAGATTTTTTAGCGAATACTGTATGTTCGTCGATAAACTTCTTCGTAAACTCACGTCTATCGGTCACCATGATCTTGCATCACTTTCCAAAGAATTTTCTCCGAACGAGAAATGTTTACCACAGATATCGTGGGACGATTTAACAGAAACAACACTTGATTTGCTGTTTCCATTATCGTAATACCGATTGTGAAGTCCAAACAATATAATCACAACGTGCGAATACTGTGAATTGTTTCAAACAACTGCCAACAAATTATTTACTATAATCATTACGATACTTTCCTCGTAACGTTGTTTATAATTCACGTTAATCACTCGCACTGTGACGCTGTCGAATCCGTAAAATAAGTAAGAGGAAATTAACCGAAGTTTTTCGTTAGCCTTAGCCGTAAACGTAAGCATGTGAGATCTACTTTATAACGAGGGGACACAGAAAATTACAGGTTTTGTTACTTTACGATAAATGAAGTACACTTGGAAATCAGGGATGTAACAGATTGACAGAATTTTGCTAAGTTTATCTAATAAAAAAACTGTACACAAATAGACTCTCAACAACTACTTGCTGTTTCCAGTTACCATTCTAGTCGATCTATCGAAATCATTTGCATACATCCATTACGCTCAGATTGCACTGTCCCGTAAGATCCATCGAATTTTTCTTACTGCACATTTAGAACAATCGAAAGTTCCTACACGGTTCCATACGTTATgcgtttacaaaaaaaaaaaaaaaaatgaaagaagttgTTCACACCACACAATGTTCCCCTCCATACCAGACAACTTTCATACTAACCTTTGTACGTTTAACGGTGTACGAGACATTCCAGGGTTTCCGGTCGGGAAATTTGGTcgagacaaaaaaaaagaagaagtctGCAATGCGAGCGCAGCAGCATCGGCGATCGACGTTAATTCGTGTGTCGCCAGGCGTTTCAAAGTCGGTTGCAAGGGTGCAATATTGGAAAGTGCTGTGGCATCCGACAAAGAAATCGATAACCTGTATTCTCGCAAAGTACAGAACCCATTAGGCCGCTTGCAAGCGTGGCAGGATGCAACGGCATGTGCACGGGAAAGATTATTAATAAAGGACACATCGATTTCTTCGGCGAACGATCTCTCCGTTTCGATGGAAACCGATCCCAGTCGGACCGATAGGGAAATGATGGAATCGTCGAGATTCGAAACGCTGTTCGGACAATGAAAACATCGGTGAAACCAAGAACTCATCGGTTTTGTGTACACAAAAGGCCAATGGCTACGATCGCTATTGTTTCCGGCGGTATAGGGACGAGATCCCCGTTCGTAACCAATTTTTTCAACGTTCATTTCGAAGCGTTGACTTTTAGTTTCGTGCCAAAAAACCacagaaaataattaatagGGATTCCACGGCATTACCGAAGAAGAATGAACGGAAATGAAAATGAGCAAGGAGTAAGCAACAGAAGTGAcgtaaatgaagaaataaaatgataaAGAAGATCCCAATATTGAATAAAACGAAATAATTCTACGATCCTGGCATAAATAACGTGTGTAGACATCAGCTGTTGCATCTTCTGGGTAAACAATCATGTTCCGAGAGTCTGTCGAAGAGAAAGCatgaaagaaaagaagaaataagTTTAAGTTTAGAAATAAGTAGGCTAACATGAAGTAAACATGTATATAGCAGTGGATGCTGTAAATAGGAATGTATGCGACCGGTGTGTGCAATAAAAGCGCGACGTGCAATATAGTTTAAGAGAATTGTAACTCTATAAGGGTATAATAAAACGTCATTGTTTTTCTTATTATTACTATCATTAATAGATATTGTCGTGTGGATTTGCGAGCGAATTTCGAGattatcatttttctttttttgaagcCATTGAAGCCGCCGGAGATtgaaatagaaaaaagaaaaaaatatcgattaacCGAcagtttttacagttttgcgAAGAGGATCGTGTCAGATTTTCCCGAATATGATTTCCGCGAAATCTCCGAGTACCAAAGTGATAAACGCGTCGCGTTCGCAGAGATCATTAAGAGGATTACTTTTCGATCGTGATTTGTATAGTGTATAATCAAAAATGGTGTTAGGTACGCACGTCGTCTTTGACCGTCAGGAGATGATTATATAGATTTTTACTCGTaactaagaaagaaaatatgcGATCGTTAGGGTGTATCCCTTTGCGCAATGTCAATTTCCTAGGCGGTTCTTACAATGTAGAACCCCTTTGTCTCTGTATCTTCCTCGACGTATGTATCTACCTTCGTTTCTCTCTGAGGTGATTTTAATTGGTTCGCTCGGCGACGAGGATGTCGAATTGCCGGAGACAAAAATCGCAAACTCCCTGTCTGCAGACGATCACAATGGACTCGCACAATCACGTGTTCAGCCCCctgcaaaatacaaatataacaaTTAATTACGTATCGTTTGGTACACAATTCTAATTACGACAGACCTTCGCTGCAATGTCCTTTGTTAAACTATCGAACGAGGTGTCTCTAGTTGATGGTTAAATCATAATTTGGAGGAAATAATCTTCAATAGGCGTTTAATATATTGTGACTATTCGAAATTTGTATCTATGcatttgtatttattttattcgtcgatTTATGCATTCAGTTGTGTTGCAAATGTTGGGACACCTTCGCAAAACTATACTAGCAATAGTACCGATGAATCAGACAGGC
The genomic region above belongs to Halictus rubicundus isolate RS-2024b chromosome 17, iyHalRubi1_principal, whole genome shotgun sequence and contains:
- the LOC143362679 gene encoding globin-1, with translation MGCELSKLATAKSQNQTPTDPRLPLTAKQKFTVMASWKAVSRALEQTGVYMLIRLFEENEELLNMFTQFRELKTKEQQTNSMELAQHAEKVMSALDEGIKGLDDMDAFLTCLHQVGATHTKIPGFNPQYFWKIEKPFLEAVERTLEDRYSENVENIYKLTIKFIIETLIDGFNKAQKEIAQTDSTKS